The genomic window GACAGATTCGTCATAACGGTTGAACTGCCAGGAGTGCGCAAGGAGGACATCAAACTCCGCGTTACCGAGGACACCGTCTACCTCGAAGCCCAGGTGAGGCGCGAGAAGGAGCTTGAGACCGAGGGGGCAATAAGGATCGAGCGCTACTACAGCGGCTACAGGAGGGTCATTCGCCTTCCAGAGGAGGTCATTCCAGAGAAGGCGAAAGCCAGATACAACAACGGCGTCCTTGAGATAGAGGTGCCCAAGAAGGCCCCGAAGAAGGAGAAAGGCGAGGGCTTCGAGGTCAAGATCGAGTGACCTTTCGTTGTTTTCCATCTTGGCTTCGCCCCACATTGATTTAATACCGGGCTCCGCCCCCAGCAACCCCCTGATAAAATAAAAACATTGAATCTCACGATCATCGGTCATGAAAAGTGTGGAGGTGGTGAAAGATGACCGAAAAGAGAGAAGTTAAGCTCAAGGTTGCCTCTGCCTATCAGCGTGACGTTGGCAGGGGGATAGTTAGAATAGACCGCAAAGCCATGCGCGAGATCGGTGTCCAGAGCGGCGACATCATCGAGATAATCGGAACCAAGAACACTGCTGCCGTTGTGTGGCCGGCTTACCCTGAGGATGAAGGACTGAGCATCATCAGAATGGACGGAACCATAAGGAAGAACGCCGGCGTCGGCCTCGGCGATGAGGTTACCGTGAGGAAGGCCGAGGTCAAGGAGGCGAAGAAGGTCATCGTTGCACCAACCGAGCCGATTCGCTTCGGCCACGACTTCGTTGAGTGGTTCCACAGCAGGCTCGTCGGAAGGCCGGTCGTCAGGGGTGACTACATCAAGGTCGGAATCCTCGGCCAGGAGCTGACCTTCGTAGTCACCGCGACAACTCCAGCCGGGATAGTCCAGATAACCGAGTTCACGGAGTTCCAGGTCAGCGAGAAACCTGTTAAGGAGGTCTCCAAGACCGCCGCCCTCGGAGTCACCTACGAGGACATAGGCGGCCTTAAGGACGTCATTCAGAAGGTCAGGGAGATGATAGAGCTCCCGCTCAAGCACCCGGAGATATTCGAGAAGCTCGGCATCGAGCCGCCCAAAGGTGTCTTACTCTACGGCCCGCCCGGAACCGGTAAGACCCTCCTGGCAAAGGCCGTCGCCAACGAGGCAAACGCGCACTTCATAGCCATCAACGGGCCGGAGATAATGAGCAAGTACTACGGCGAGAGTGAGGAGCGCCTTAGGGAAGTCTTCAAGGAGGCTGAAGAGAACGCTCCGGCGATAATCTTCATAGACGAGATCGACGCGATAGCTCCAAAGAGGGAAGAGACCCACGGCGAGGTCGAGAAGAGAGTCGTCAGCCAGCTGCTCACGCTGATGGACGGCCTCAAGAGCAGGGGTAAGGTAATAGTCATCGGCGCAACCAACAGGCCGGACGCTATAGACCCGGCACTGAGGAGGCCCGGCAGGTTCGACCGCGAGCTTGAGGTCGGCGTCCCCGACAAGGCCGGCAGGAAAGAGATACTCCAGATACACACCAGGGGAATGCCCATCGAGCCGGAGTTCAGAAGGGGAAGGGTCATCGAGATACTGGAGGAGCTGGAGAGGAACGACGCCTACCGCGAGAGCGCCGAGAAAGCTTTGATGAAGGTCAAGAACGCGAGGGACGAGGAGATCCCGGAGATACTCAGGGGCATAGACGAGAGGCTCTACGACGAGGTCAAGGCCAGGCTCATCGATGGACTTCTCGAAGAGCTGGCTGAAGTCACCCACGGCTTCGTCGGTGCCGACCTCGCAGCACTGGCGAGGGAGGCAGCGATGGCCGCTCTGAGAAGGCTCATCAAGGAGGGCAAGATCGACTTCGAGGCCGAGCACATACCCAAGGAGGTCCTTGAGGAGCTCAGGGTCACCAGGAAGGACTTCTACGAGGCCCTCAAGATGGTCGAGCCTTCCGCTCTGAGAGAGGTGCTCCTTGAGGTTCCGAACGTCCGCTGGGACGACATAGGCGGACTGGAGGAGGTCAAGGAGGAGCTGAAAGAGGCAGTGGAGTGGCCGCTCAAGTACCCGGAGGCCTTCCTCGGGCTCGGCATAACCCCGCCGAAGGGCATACTCCTCTACGGACCGCCGGGAACGGGTAAGACTCTCCTGGCCAAGGCCGTCGCCAACGAGAGCGAGGCCAACTTCATAGCCATCAAGGGCCCAGAGGTGCTCAGCAAGTGGGTGGGCGAGAGCGAAAAGAACATCCGCGAGATATTCAGGAAGGCCCGCCAGGCGGCTCCAACGGTGATATTCATCGACGAGATAGACGCGATAGCCCCTAGGAGAGGCACGGACGTGAACAGGGTCACCGACAGGCTCATCAACCAGCTCTTGACAGAGATGGACGGAATCCAGGAGAACAGCGGAGTGGTTGTCATAGCTGCAACCAACAGGCCCGACATCATAGACCCTGCCCTGCTCAGGCCCGGCAGGTTCGACAGGCTGATACTCGTTCCAGCTCCGGATGAGAAGGCCAGACTGGAGATATTCAAGGTGCACACCAGGAGAGTTCCGCTGGCAGAAGACGTCAGCCTCGAAGAGCTTGCCAAGAGAACAGAGGGCTACACCGGTGCGGACATCGAGGCGGTGGTGAGAGAGGCAGCGATGCTCGCCATGAGGAGAGCGCTCCAGGAGGGCATCATAAGGCCCGGCATGAAGGCCGACGAGATAAGGGGGAAGGTCAAGGTGACGATGAAGGACTTCGAAAGCACTCTCAAGAAGATAGGCCCCAGCGTGAGCGAGGAGACCATGGATTACTACAGGAAGATTCAGGAGCAGTTCAAGCAGTCACGCGGCTGACAACAAGATCAGCGTTCGCGCAGGCGGGGCTGAACCCCTCAACCTTTTAACTTTTGAGACCGACTCTTCTACGGTGATCCCATGAACGTTAGAAGGCTTGAGCTTCTTTTCGCGCTCACGCTGGTTCTGATGATGTACGTCTACCCGCTGGCCCTCATGGGCCTATGGCTCCTCATGAGGGAGCTCGTGGAGTATAGGGGGAGCATCAGAAGGTCGCTCATCGTTTTCATCGCCTCACTCCCCCTCTACGGGGCAAAGATAGTCCTCGGGATCTCCGGATGGAGCAGAACACTCGGAATAACTCCCGTGGAGACCAGCCCCGCGGTGATAAACGCCGTCCACGTATTCTTCCTGGCCCTGCAGTTCCTCAGCCTGTACTTCCTCTACCGCGCCCTCTCGAGGATGTCCGACGACACCGGGGCGGAGATGCTGAAGACCGGCGGGCTCATGCTCCTCGTTGCCATACCACTCCACTTCGTCGCGATAACGGCCTACTTTATTGCGACGTGGATGGGGCTAGTCCTGATAATCTACGGGCTTGAGCAGACGGTCGGTCCACCAAACATCGGAAAAGCCTGAGCTTCAGGCCACCCACTCAACCTCGTACTCCCTTGCTCCAAGCCTTTTCATTTCTTCCTTCGCCAGCTCTTCGGCTTTTTTGACGTCGTTAGTGGCAACTATTCTTTCCTCCGGCAGGGTGTTTTCGAAATAGTAGACTATCCTCACGAGCATTGGTGAGCGCCTCCATTCTTCGTTGTGAACTAATGGACATTATAACGAACTTAAAAACTTTGCTGAATGCAAAGGTTCACCAATGTACCTAAATGGCATCAAAACCATAAGTTTGAGAACTCAAGATGAGGAAGCGTATAGAAATAGATGTGGAAACAGAGATTTACTCAAGTTTCTCCAGCTCGAAGACCCTTGCGTCCTTCCGCTTTAATTCCCGAACCGCGAAACGCCTTGCCTCGTCAGCAGTGTCGGTTTCGAATATTATGGTTTCGCCGTGGTTTTCTCCACCGTGGAGTGTAAGGGCCCATTTCATCGTATCACCGGCAGAGACTTCTCGGCGCTCCAAAACTTATAAGGTTAACGGGAAATTTATTGACATGATGATGGTTATTCACCCAAAAGATTTAAAACGGATTATCAAAGCAGCGGAAAATTCACGGGGGGAGATATGCGGCTTCCTCTTTGGCCACAGGGACGGGGAGCGGATTGAAGTCAAGGAAGTCCGCTTCGTCCCCAACAGACTGAGTGGAGATGCCTTCGAGATGGAGCCGCTCGAAATGGTGAGGGCCATCGACGATGCCGAGAAACGGGGCCTTGAGGTGGTAGGCATCTTCCATTCCCATCTGAAGTGCCCGCCGAGACCGAGCGGCAGGGATTTAGGGGGCATGAGGCTCTGGCCGGTCGTCTGGCTGATAGTTACGTCGAAGGGCGAGGTTAGAGCATGGATTCTGAAGGAGGGAAAGGTTGAGGCGGTGGAGGTTGAGGACGAGGTTGACTCTGTTAGGGGGGATATAGAGGAACTCGCCAAGAGCGTGAGGAGGGGGATGTTCAACGGAGGAGGAACAGGGAAAGAACTCGAAGAATTGAGAATCGAAGCCCACGCACAGAGGGAACTTGATTAATCGTCCCTAATCACGATCTCTATCCTTCTCCCCTCGCGGTAGCCCTTCATAGCCGAGAGCATGCCTTTGATAGTTTTCTCGACGAGCTCCTGCACCCAGTCCTTCATGGGCAATGGTTGCCCGTCTATCTTAACGGTCACCTTGGGCTTTGAGCTGAGGACAACGCAGTCCCTCAGCGTTTTCTCGCCGCTCACTATCATCCTGGCCATTTCCGCACAGCGGAAGCCGCAGAGGCCGCAGTCTATGTTGGGGAGCATGAAGGCCCTCTTCTCCACCAAATCCGCTAGCTTTTCCGGCTCTTTGGTGGCATCTATAACCTGGAGACCATCTACCTCATCAACGCCGGCTGAGGCAATGACCCCACTCACCGCTATTGCTAGGCCGTCGTTGAGCTCCCTGACTTCATTTGCGTCCCTCGCGCATATGACCTTGGGGACGTGCTGAAGGTATTTGAACCCCTCGAGCAGGAGGAAATCGGCGGAGATCATCGAGAAGAGCGCGTTGATGTCCTTGGCGTTGAAGAGCAGTGCATCGGTATCGTTCGCCCTGAGGAGGACGGCATCGGCGACCTTTGAGAAGCGCCACGTATCGCTCCCCTCTCTGTCGAAGTCGGCGTGCATGCTCTTAGCTATTACCACCCGGTAGCCGCGTTCCTTCAAAACCTTCGCGACGGCCTCAACCGTCGTCGTTTTCCCGCTCTTCTTGAAGCCCACGAAGGCAATGCCCCTCATCCGAATCCCTCACAGGAGCATTATCCAGTTGAGGTCGTCTATCTTCACCACGAGGGCCTTTGCCCTGTTTCCCGCTATATCGACGACGTCCCTCAGGAGTATGACCTCCTCATCGAAGTCCTCCAGGATTCCGGTGAAGGAATGCTCGTTGCTAACCGCCAGGGCAACCCTCTTCCCCTTCCAGGTCTCAAGGGTCTTATCAAGCAGGTACTGCTTCTCGCCCATGCGCTCACCTCCAGAAACCAAAAGCCTATAAGGCTTTTAACCGTTTCCGGTTCGGTGATAGAATGAGGTTCGTCACGAAGAGTGAGGCTGTGAAGAAATCCTTTTTCGAGGATCTGAGGAAAGCTGGAATAAAGTTCGAGCTTCATGAGAGACTTGGATACGAGGCGTTCGTGGGGTACCTGCTCGAGGGGACCCTTGAGGAGATAAGCGCGCAGATAGACGTCATAGAGGGGGCAGACAGGGAGGCCCTCAGGGAGGGCTTCGTCTCCTTCAGGGAGAGCCTCAACCACATACTTGAGCACATCAAGGTCGGCGAGAGGTTCGAGACGCTCCTTCAGGAGGGCCCATGGGTGGCTGAACTCCTCGACCAGCTCACAAGGAACGGGGCAATAGACTACAGCGACGGCGTCATCAAGCTGAAGGAAGGAGTTGACGTCACGAAGCTCCGCTTCGAGTTTAAGTTCCCCTTTAACCTCGTCCACAGCCCCGAGAGCGCCGAGAGGATAGCCAAGCAGTTCGCGTTTACAGACCTAACCATGGAGTACGAGTTCGAGATACTCGAGCTGGACATAGGCAAAATAAACACCCTCGGAAAGATCGCAGCGCGCTACTTCCCCGAGGATTACCTCCTCAGGGTCTACTTCGCGCTGATAGGCCGCTCGATTCTCTCTGGGGAGATACTCAAGTCCCTCGGCAACGAGAAGGTTCCTGAGGAAGACCTGGTCAAGGCGTTCGTGAGGGCCTCACCCATCTCGATACCCACGGAGAAGGGAACCCTCGTCATCAACTACTCCCCAAAGGCCGTCGAGGAGGTTCTCCGCTTCCTCAAGAGGGCAGGCTACATCGAGATAAAGGCTGGAAAGGTGAAGAAGCTCAGGGACCTAAACTCATAATTTATTTTTGATTTTTTGTTATTGAAAACTTAACTTGGAATGTAAACGGTTGTATATCCCCCAATGGGATATGTTAAAACATGAACAATTATTTGGAAACAGAACGTCACGTTATTTAGATTTTCGACGCTCTTGTTTTCTGTTTTTAACTGTTAAAAAATTATAACAACTTCGAGAAGAAAATGATATATACTATCAAATCTCCAATGGACTGAGGTGGTCTTCCGTGAACAGAATGAGTCTTGGATATCTAAGCTTGGTCGTGGCGGCCTTTATGATAGGTCTCGGAAACATATGGAAGTTCCCGGCCCTGGCATTCCAGCACGGACTTGGAGGAATAATAGTGTACGTAATCTTCGTCGCAATGATGATTCCCCTTATAGCGGTTGCCCTGGAGAGCACCAAACACAAGAGGTATGAACTGCTCGAATATTACCTAAAGGAGTACCAAAGGCCCGCGTTTGGCTTCATGTTCCTACTGTTCAACATACTCCTCTTGAGCTACTATTCGATAGTCGGGGGATGGACCCTCAGTTCTCTGGTCATTGAAGACGTTACCTCCAGTTTTACCGGGAACATCATTACTTTGCTCTTCGTCTTTGCACTGCTGATATTGATACTGGTCAGGGGAAGGGAGAAAACGCTTGACGTTATGGTTATCTCCGTTGGTCTGTTTTTCCTGGCAGTTGTAGCCACGATAATCGGCATGTACACTACCGTTCCGGACAAAGGGGCAATAGGACACTTCATAGGACAAGCGTTTGCATGGAAAGGAATAAGCGGCACGACCATCAAAGATATGGCAGTGCAAGCCGCATATTCCGTGAGTCTCGGTATGGGTTTCTACCTAATCCTCGGTGCATTCCTTCCAGATGAGATATCGGGAACAAAGCTCGCTTCTATTGGAGTGGCCCTTGATACGTTTGCCTCAATATTGGCCACCTTTGTCATCGCAATGGTCCTCGCGGTTGACCCGAGCATACCAATCCAGGGGACGGCATTGCTCTTCCAGGGGCTTCCACGGGTGATGCTTGATATCCTAAAACTTCCAGCTCTCCTATACCTCCTCAGCTTCGCGGTCTTCCTTGCGGCACTGTCAAGTATGATCCCAATTGGAGAGACCATCGTGAGAATATACGAGGAGTTCACGAGACTCCCCAGGGAGAAGGCAGTTATTATCATCATCGGAGCAACCGCGGTAATTGGTCTCGCAAACGTTTTTGGAATGCACTTCGGCGTTGACACCATTACCGTTCTTGACGGTGCGGTGTCCACCTTCGTCCTCTTTGGAGGGATAATAGCCGCTTGGGCGGCGATAGAGCACAGGGAGTACGTTCCAAAGGAGGTAAAAAACGCCGCGTATCCAGGCATTGTCCTTGTGGGAATACTTGGACTTTATTCGCTATTCCACATGATTAAGGGAGGACAGTACGTCTCGTTTGTGCTTTTGGTCGGCATAGTTGGAATGGCCCTTGCGTTGAATGGCAAGCTAAGGGATTATCTTGAGGCAAGGTAAAGTACTTCAGAGCGTTCTTACCTTTGCTTTTCCATTTTTCTTCAGCCATTCCAGCAGTTCCTTTGCGAACTCAAACTTCTTCCTCTTGCTCTCCCAGACCGGAACGTGCTCCCTCAAGCCGGGCTTGCTCCACCTCCCCACGGTCTCGCCGAAGTCGAAGCCGACGAGGATTATTTCCCTCGCCCCCAGTTCCTCTGCCAGAAAAGCGGCCCTGTCGCCGTCAGTAAAGCCGCCGAAGTTGTAAACTATGTCCAGCGGTTCAGTCTGGGTCGTTCCCAGTATCCTAGAGAAGAGCGGCACGTAGGCGGTCAGTTTATCCACGTTGTCACCGTGCGCATGGACCACCATGAACGCTCCCCGGTCGTTTGCCAGCTTCAGATCGGGAATCCTGCCGTCGAGGTCGGAAACGATGATGTCGGGCACCATATCATGCTCGAGGAGCGCTGATGTTGCCCCATCGGCCGCTATAAGAGTCCCATCTGAGAAGTCGTGCTCTGCCAAAGCATTCTCCAGACTTGGACCGCAACCGAAGACGTAGACCCTTTTCCCGACGACGGTGGCTAACTCATCCCTCAGGATGTACTCATCACCCTCAAGGAGCAGTGCCCTCAGGATTCTGGCGGATCTTCTGTCTCCCTCCACCGAGTACCCCATCTCCCGAACGATGCGGAGGTAGAAGGGCCTCCATTCTTCCCAGTCCATGGGTAAAGATGGAGACGGAGAATATATCAACTTTATCCCCGCCCCAAGTTCGAACTTCGTCGGTTCGATAATGAACACTACGAAAGGTTTAAATCCATGGATGTTCGTAAATATCCATCGGTGACACCTTATGCGACGGCAGTACGCGACATTGGCTCTGGTGTTTTTGGTTGTTTTTTCTGTAGTCGCCAGCGGCTGCATCAGCGGCGGCGGAGGCGGCGGTGAAGAGCAGCCAACGACGATAGTCATAGGAGTCACTGATAAGGTGACTGACCTCGATCCGGCCAACGCCTACGACTTCTACACCTGGGAGGTCCTCAACAACGTCATGGAGGGCCTGGTGAAGTACAAACCAGGAACCCTCGAAATCGAGCCGGCTTTGGCCGAGAGCTGGGAGGTCAACGAGGACTCTACCGTTTGGACCTTCCACCTGAGGAAGGACCTTAAATTCGCGGACGGAACCCCCCTAACAGCTAAGGACGTTGTTAGGAGCATTGAGAGGGTAATGACCATCCAGGGTGACCCGTCCTGGCTCGTTACGGACTTCGTGGACAAGGTGGAAGCCAAGGACGATTATACTGTTGTCTTCTACCTCAAGCAGCCCACCGCATACTTCCTGGCCCTTCTCACGACCCCGCCGTACTTCCCGGTCCACCCCGACTACGCCCCGGACCAGATACAGAGCGACCAAACAGCTGGCGGTGCGGGTCCCTACAAGATAACCAAGTGGGTGCGCGATGAGGAGCTCGTCCTCGAGGCCAACCCGAACTACTACGGCGAGAAGCCCAAGACAGAAAAGATAATCATCAAGTTCTACCGCGACGCGTCAACTATGCGCCTCGCCCTCCAGAACGGTGAGATAGACATCGCCTGGAGGACGCTCAGGCCGAGCGACATAGACAGCCTGAAGAAGGACGGAAACTTCAACGTCATAGAGGTTCCGGGTGGGTTCATCCGCTACATCTGCCTCAACACCAAGAACGACCCAACGAGCAACG from Thermococcus sp. MAR1 includes these protein-coding regions:
- a CDS encoding Hsp20/alpha crystallin family protein codes for the protein MVWRRDRYWDPFDLMREIQEEIDAIFRDVFRGPRLWSYREPSERYEFVSETWREPFVDIFDRGDRFVITVELPGVRKEDIKLRVTEDTVYLEAQVRREKELETEGAIRIERYYSGYRRVIRLPEEVIPEKAKARYNNGVLEIEVPKKAPKKEKGEGFEVKIE
- a CDS encoding CDC48 family AAA ATPase; the encoded protein is MTEKREVKLKVASAYQRDVGRGIVRIDRKAMREIGVQSGDIIEIIGTKNTAAVVWPAYPEDEGLSIIRMDGTIRKNAGVGLGDEVTVRKAEVKEAKKVIVAPTEPIRFGHDFVEWFHSRLVGRPVVRGDYIKVGILGQELTFVVTATTPAGIVQITEFTEFQVSEKPVKEVSKTAALGVTYEDIGGLKDVIQKVREMIELPLKHPEIFEKLGIEPPKGVLLYGPPGTGKTLLAKAVANEANAHFIAINGPEIMSKYYGESEERLREVFKEAEENAPAIIFIDEIDAIAPKREETHGEVEKRVVSQLLTLMDGLKSRGKVIVIGATNRPDAIDPALRRPGRFDRELEVGVPDKAGRKEILQIHTRGMPIEPEFRRGRVIEILEELERNDAYRESAEKALMKVKNARDEEIPEILRGIDERLYDEVKARLIDGLLEELAEVTHGFVGADLAALAREAAMAALRRLIKEGKIDFEAEHIPKEVLEELRVTRKDFYEALKMVEPSALREVLLEVPNVRWDDIGGLEEVKEELKEAVEWPLKYPEAFLGLGITPPKGILLYGPPGTGKTLLAKAVANESEANFIAIKGPEVLSKWVGESEKNIREIFRKARQAAPTVIFIDEIDAIAPRRGTDVNRVTDRLINQLLTEMDGIQENSGVVVIAATNRPDIIDPALLRPGRFDRLILVPAPDEKARLEIFKVHTRRVPLAEDVSLEELAKRTEGYTGADIEAVVREAAMLAMRRALQEGIIRPGMKADEIRGKVKVTMKDFESTLKKIGPSVSEETMDYYRKIQEQFKQSRG
- a CDS encoding transposase; this translates as MNVRRLELLFALTLVLMMYVYPLALMGLWLLMRELVEYRGSIRRSLIVFIASLPLYGAKIVLGISGWSRTLGITPVETSPAVINAVHVFFLALQFLSLYFLYRALSRMSDDTGAEMLKTGGLMLLVAIPLHFVAITAYFIATWMGLVLIIYGLEQTVGPPNIGKA
- a CDS encoding M67 family metallopeptidase, with product MMMVIHPKDLKRIIKAAENSRGEICGFLFGHRDGERIEVKEVRFVPNRLSGDAFEMEPLEMVRAIDDAEKRGLEVVGIFHSHLKCPPRPSGRDLGGMRLWPVVWLIVTSKGEVRAWILKEGKVEAVEVEDEVDSVRGDIEELAKSVRRGMFNGGGTGKELEELRIEAHAQRELD
- a CDS encoding molybdopterin-guanine dinucleotide biosynthesis protein MobB, whose amino-acid sequence is MRGIAFVGFKKSGKTTTVEAVAKVLKERGYRVVIAKSMHADFDREGSDTWRFSKVADAVLLRANDTDALLFNAKDINALFSMISADFLLLEGFKYLQHVPKVICARDANEVRELNDGLAIAVSGVIASAGVDEVDGLQVIDATKEPEKLADLVEKRAFMLPNIDCGLCGFRCAEMARMIVSGEKTLRDCVVLSSKPKVTVKIDGQPLPMKDWVQELVEKTIKGMLSAMKGYREGRRIEIVIRDD
- a CDS encoding LSm family protein, whose amino-acid sequence is MGEKQYLLDKTLETWKGKRVALAVSNEHSFTGILEDFDEEVILLRDVVDIAGNRAKALVVKIDDLNWIMLL
- a CDS encoding sodium-dependent transporter: MSLGYLSLVVAAFMIGLGNIWKFPALAFQHGLGGIIVYVIFVAMMIPLIAVALESTKHKRYELLEYYLKEYQRPAFGFMFLLFNILLLSYYSIVGGWTLSSLVIEDVTSSFTGNIITLLFVFALLILILVRGREKTLDVMVISVGLFFLAVVATIIGMYTTVPDKGAIGHFIGQAFAWKGISGTTIKDMAVQAAYSVSLGMGFYLILGAFLPDEISGTKLASIGVALDTFASILATFVIAMVLAVDPSIPIQGTALLFQGLPRVMLDILKLPALLYLLSFAVFLAALSSMIPIGETIVRIYEEFTRLPREKAVIIIIGATAVIGLANVFGMHFGVDTITVLDGAVSTFVLFGGIIAAWAAIEHREYVPKEVKNAAYPGIVLVGILGLYSLFHMIKGGQYVSFVLLVGIVGMALALNGKLRDYLEAR
- a CDS encoding 6-hydroxymethylpterin diphosphokinase MptE-like protein, which translates into the protein MDWEEWRPFYLRIVREMGYSVEGDRRSARILRALLLEGDEYILRDELATVVGKRVYVFGCGPSLENALAEHDFSDGTLIAADGATSALLEHDMVPDIIVSDLDGRIPDLKLANDRGAFMVVHAHGDNVDKLTAYVPLFSRILGTTQTEPLDIVYNFGGFTDGDRAAFLAEELGAREIILVGFDFGETVGRWSKPGLREHVPVWESKRKKFEFAKELLEWLKKNGKAKVRTL
- a CDS encoding ABC transporter substrate-binding protein; this translates as MRRQYATLALVFLVVFSVVASGCISGGGGGGEEQPTTIVIGVTDKVTDLDPANAYDFYTWEVLNNVMEGLVKYKPGTLEIEPALAESWEVNEDSTVWTFHLRKDLKFADGTPLTAKDVVRSIERVMTIQGDPSWLVTDFVDKVEAKDDYTVVFYLKQPTAYFLALLTTPPYFPVHPDYAPDQIQSDQTAGGAGPYKITKWVRDEELVLEANPNYYGEKPKTEKIIIKFYRDASTMRLALQNGEIDIAWRTLRPSDIDSLKKDGNFNVIEVPGGFIRYICLNTKNDPTSNVKVRQALAAAVNRPEIAQKVFMGTVEPLYSLVPNGMWSHKDVFKDKYGDGNLELAKKLLSEAGYSESNPLEIQLWYTPTHYGDTEADLAQILKEQWEKTGMIKVTIKSAEWGTYTDYARNGQMQVYLLGWYPDYLDPDDYTTPFLKTGANKWAGTGYSNPTMDDLLSQAQRLSDQNERTKLYEQVQDILAQDVPYIPLIQGKLFVVTQKNVKGVTIGPDMIFRYSTLYKE